From a region of the Paenarthrobacter aurescens TC1 genome:
- a CDS encoding amine oxidase, copper-containing (identified by similarity to PDB:1AVK; match to protein family HMM PF01179; match to protein family HMM PF02727; match to protein family HMM PF02728) → MMTRLQADEDTQYHLATGGEINEVQAILRAAGHLGAEKRVAYLGLVDPVRTVTDTPQGPSAVERRFRVFIHDLSGGLPVDLVVSVTRREVISAVELDTQATGELPVLEEEFEVVELLLATDPRWLDALAARDLDVTKVRVAPLSAGVFEYAEEKGRRILRGLAFVQDFPEDSAWAHPVDGLVAYVDVVNKEVTQVIDLGVMPIPAEHGNYTDPELTGPLRTTQKPISITQPAGPSFTVTGGNHVEWEKWSVDVGFDVREGVVLHNLAFRDGDRLRPIINRASIAEMVVPYGDPSPIRSWQNYFDTGEYLVGQYANSLELGCDCLGDITYLSPVISDAFGNPREIRNGICMHEEDWGILSKHSDLWSGVNYTRRNRRLVISFFTTIGNYDYGFYWYLYLDGTIEFEAKATGIVFTSAFPEGGSDNISQLAPGLGAPFHQHLFSARLDMAIDGFTNRVEEEDVVRQAMGEGNERGNAFSRKRTVLARESEAVREADARAGRTWIISNPDSRNRLGEPVGYKLHSENQPTLLADPGSSIARRAAFATKDLWVTRYAEDERYPTGDFVNQHGGGAGLPEYVAQDRDIDGQDIVIWHTFGLTHFPRVEDWPIMPVDTVGFKLRPEGFFDRSPVLDVPANPNKQASGSCHSESDSGGSCH, encoded by the coding sequence ATGATGACACGCCTGCAAGCAGACGAAGATACTCAATACCACCTGGCTACGGGTGGCGAGATTAATGAGGTACAGGCAATCCTGCGCGCCGCCGGCCACCTTGGGGCGGAAAAGCGCGTTGCCTACCTTGGCCTGGTAGACCCCGTGCGTACGGTAACCGATACGCCCCAAGGACCCAGTGCTGTAGAGCGCCGCTTCCGGGTTTTCATTCATGACCTTTCTGGTGGCCTACCGGTGGACCTTGTGGTCTCTGTGACGCGACGGGAGGTAATTTCCGCCGTGGAACTCGACACACAGGCAACGGGCGAGCTTCCTGTCCTGGAGGAGGAGTTCGAGGTTGTGGAGTTGCTGCTGGCCACGGACCCGCGCTGGTTGGATGCCCTTGCCGCCCGGGACCTCGACGTCACCAAAGTCCGGGTTGCGCCGCTCTCGGCCGGGGTGTTCGAGTACGCCGAGGAAAAGGGCCGCCGGATCCTGCGCGGCCTGGCTTTTGTGCAGGACTTCCCCGAGGACAGCGCGTGGGCGCACCCCGTGGACGGGTTGGTGGCATACGTAGATGTGGTGAACAAGGAAGTCACCCAGGTCATTGACCTCGGAGTTATGCCCATCCCCGCCGAGCACGGCAACTACACCGATCCGGAACTGACAGGGCCCCTGCGCACCACCCAAAAGCCCATCAGCATCACCCAGCCCGCAGGCCCCAGCTTCACCGTCACCGGCGGCAATCACGTGGAATGGGAAAAGTGGAGCGTGGACGTCGGCTTCGATGTCCGCGAAGGCGTAGTCCTGCACAACCTCGCCTTCCGCGACGGGGACCGGCTGCGGCCTATCATCAACAGGGCCTCCATTGCCGAAATGGTGGTGCCTTACGGTGATCCGTCCCCGATCCGGTCCTGGCAGAACTACTTTGACACCGGCGAGTACCTGGTGGGCCAGTACGCCAACTCCCTGGAGCTGGGCTGCGACTGCCTGGGCGACATCACGTACCTGAGTCCGGTCATTTCGGACGCGTTCGGCAACCCCCGGGAAATCCGCAACGGAATCTGCATGCACGAGGAAGACTGGGGAATCCTGTCCAAGCACTCGGACCTCTGGAGCGGGGTCAACTACACCCGCCGCAACCGCCGCCTGGTGATCTCCTTCTTCACCACCATCGGCAACTACGACTACGGCTTCTACTGGTACCTGTACCTGGACGGCACCATCGAGTTCGAAGCCAAGGCCACAGGCATCGTCTTCACCTCGGCGTTCCCCGAGGGCGGCTCGGACAACATCTCCCAGCTCGCCCCCGGACTGGGCGCGCCCTTCCACCAGCACCTGTTCAGCGCCCGGCTGGACATGGCCATCGACGGATTCACCAACCGGGTGGAGGAGGAAGACGTCGTCCGGCAGGCGATGGGCGAAGGCAACGAGCGCGGCAACGCCTTCTCCCGCAAGCGGACTGTGCTGGCCCGCGAATCCGAGGCGGTCCGGGAAGCCGATGCCCGCGCCGGCCGGACCTGGATTATCTCCAACCCCGATTCCCGCAACCGGCTGGGCGAGCCTGTGGGCTACAAGCTCCACTCCGAAAACCAGCCCACCCTGCTGGCCGACCCGGGATCCTCGATCGCGAGGCGCGCGGCCTTTGCCACGAAGGACCTGTGGGTTACCCGGTACGCAGAGGACGAGCGCTATCCCACGGGCGACTTTGTGAACCAGCATGGAGGCGGGGCGGGCCTGCCCGAGTACGTGGCGCAGGACCGGGATATCGACGGCCAGGACATCGTCATCTGGCATACCTTCGGCCTCACCCACTTTCCCCGTGTCGAGGACTGGCCCATCATGCCGGTGGACACCGTCGGCTTTAAGCTCCGCCCGGAGGGCTTCTTCGACCGCAGTCCTGTCCTTGACGTACCGGCCAACCCGAACAAGCAGGCCTCAGGGTCCTGCCATAGCGAGAGCGATAGCGGCGGCTCTTGCCATTAG
- a CDS encoding putative transcription regulator (identified by match to protein family HMM PF00440) codes for MPKVVDHDERRLELVDATWRIIARHGIEGATMREIAMEAGFANGALKPYFPTKDALLEFAFGHVFNRTNNRIAKVTAGRSGLSALRAFCLEVLPLDEERVSEARIVIPFWQQAIHDRQKAAIHQQSMDKWLAAIGKYLAEARGAGEVEVEVTDAVLARQLLNMLLGAQILAALSTRTATQPPLTEQLDAFLALLRRR; via the coding sequence GTGCCAAAAGTTGTTGACCATGATGAGCGTCGCCTGGAGTTGGTGGATGCCACGTGGCGGATCATCGCACGCCATGGCATCGAGGGTGCCACTATGCGGGAGATTGCGATGGAGGCGGGCTTCGCCAACGGCGCGCTGAAACCCTACTTTCCGACCAAGGACGCCTTGCTCGAGTTCGCGTTCGGTCACGTGTTCAACCGCACCAACAATCGAATAGCCAAGGTGACCGCTGGCAGGTCCGGGCTGTCCGCGTTGCGCGCGTTCTGCCTCGAGGTCCTTCCGCTGGACGAGGAACGCGTCAGCGAGGCCCGTATCGTCATCCCGTTCTGGCAACAAGCAATTCATGATCGGCAGAAGGCTGCGATCCACCAACAATCCATGGACAAATGGTTGGCTGCCATCGGAAAATATCTCGCCGAAGCGAGGGGCGCAGGAGAAGTCGAAGTCGAGGTTACGGATGCAGTCCTCGCCAGGCAACTCCTGAACATGCTTCTAGGCGCCCAGATTCTCGCAGCGTTGTCCACGCGCACTGCGACTCAGCCACCCCTCACGGAGCAGCTCGACGCCTTCCTGGCCCTGCTCCGTCGACGATAA
- a CDS encoding putative major facilitator superfamily (MFS) transporter (identified by match to protein family HMM PF07690) yields the protein MPTKLAASGLTTKTERGIYTYIAVFSAVLNTVLLIAPVIAGKLVERYGVTPLELGGLFSLELAAFSLASLPAFLWLRRINLRTATYLFTALVIVGNIISGFMDSFPALMAARFITSLASGSIMVILLTLSGRAANPSRSFGIFVVAQLAMGALILAVFPAIYAGVGVAAMYWTLACLAALCLFAVRCIDGEALRSQPRETPGDGASTKPVGPKAPVYRFVLGLAAVLLFYIALSGVWTFIAQISAAAGIGLSASSLVLSLATVAGIASALVATILGDSPRRRVFLLGGYLGMGLSVALLFGAPGLVRFAIAAVIFKFAWTFILPYLLSTLAGLGNAHVMSVVNLMIGTGFAIGPLLSGALIESTGDFTAMLSVALGGLLISMAAITLIQRKAV from the coding sequence ATGCCAACAAAACTGGCTGCTTCTGGCCTCACAACCAAAACCGAACGCGGCATATACACATATATAGCGGTCTTCTCGGCCGTGCTGAATACCGTGCTGCTGATTGCCCCCGTCATTGCCGGCAAACTGGTCGAGCGGTACGGGGTGACCCCCCTAGAACTGGGCGGTCTCTTCTCCCTCGAACTGGCTGCCTTCAGCCTCGCCTCACTACCAGCCTTCCTGTGGCTGCGCCGGATCAATCTGCGCACAGCCACTTACTTGTTCACCGCCCTCGTGATTGTCGGCAACATCATCTCCGGTTTCATGGATAGCTTCCCGGCTCTGATGGCCGCCCGCTTTATCACCTCACTGGCGTCCGGATCCATCATGGTTATTCTCCTTACCCTCAGCGGACGTGCGGCCAATCCCAGCCGTTCCTTCGGCATCTTCGTGGTCGCGCAACTCGCAATGGGCGCCCTGATCTTGGCAGTCTTCCCCGCAATCTACGCCGGAGTAGGCGTAGCGGCAATGTACTGGACTCTTGCCTGCCTCGCGGCCCTGTGCCTGTTTGCAGTCCGCTGCATTGACGGGGAAGCACTGCGTTCCCAACCCCGCGAAACTCCCGGAGACGGGGCCTCCACGAAACCCGTCGGCCCTAAGGCCCCTGTCTACAGGTTTGTACTCGGCCTGGCCGCCGTACTGCTCTTCTACATTGCGCTCTCCGGCGTCTGGACCTTCATTGCTCAAATATCTGCAGCCGCAGGTATTGGTCTTTCGGCTTCGAGCCTCGTACTCTCCTTGGCTACGGTCGCCGGCATCGCATCTGCCTTGGTCGCCACAATCCTGGGGGATTCCCCCCGACGCCGCGTCTTCTTGCTTGGCGGATACCTGGGCATGGGTCTGAGCGTCGCCTTGCTGTTCGGCGCACCAGGACTGGTCCGGTTCGCCATCGCAGCAGTCATTTTCAAGTTCGCCTGGACCTTCATCCTGCCGTACCTGCTGTCCACCCTCGCCGGGCTGGGCAACGCCCATGTCATGAGCGTTGTGAACCTCATGATCGGCACCGGATTTGCCATCGGACCCCTGCTCAGCGGCGCCCTCATTGAATCCACAGGTGATTTCACCGCAATGCTGTCCGTTGCCCTCGGAGGCTTGCTCATCTCAATGGCAGCAATAACCCTCATCCAACGCAAAGCCGTTTGA
- a CDS encoding putative amidohydrolase family protein (identified by match to protein family HMM PF07969), with protein sequence MSEQNPPELIVMGARIFTSNPANEWAEALAIAGGKIVAIGSNSLVHALAGEGTEVLELHGELVLPGFSDGHSHLGLGGGQTAWELPILPTDPKSVIFDKIRRWSADLGPDEWIIGGIVGATVMDEIMNTDDLASLDAAAGGRPVLLRDDSMHNRWVNSRALELMNVGADTPDPEGGTYVRDESGALTGVLQELASAVAEAAADAAVADPDSRNRVSLKTALETLNSFGITSVQDAATMEYSWKALSALEADNEVTAWVVGSMPARNFIEAGVVGHELFDIADSHRSTHVRPDFVKFVVDGIPMTRTSAMLMPYICHHNGDQEFRGAPLWTQDELVESLELCYQRGYGGKLHATGDASVKLVLDAVEKVRRRHGFGPIFQIAHVEFIDPEDIPRFAELQVVPDASPYIWYPSVIQDSIAKQIPVETVRNSWPVKDLLEAGALLAAGSDWPCALPSPDPWIGLETLVTRRNPDPAVEGVLNESQRLTVAEAIAAFTCNPAAAMGLADVTGMLREGLSADFIVVDRNLFEVEPASIHQTRVLETYFEGRKVYDRSATSLREDAVQPPRTALAG encoded by the coding sequence ATGTCTGAACAGAACCCGCCAGAACTGATTGTGATGGGTGCGAGGATTTTCACCAGCAATCCTGCCAATGAATGGGCCGAGGCATTGGCTATCGCCGGGGGAAAGATTGTCGCTATCGGATCCAACAGCCTCGTACACGCCTTGGCCGGCGAGGGCACCGAAGTCTTGGAACTGCACGGCGAACTGGTTCTGCCGGGGTTTAGCGACGGTCATTCACATCTGGGGCTAGGCGGGGGCCAGACAGCCTGGGAACTTCCCATTTTGCCCACAGATCCGAAATCGGTCATATTCGACAAAATTCGGCGATGGAGCGCAGACCTGGGACCGGATGAGTGGATCATTGGCGGTATCGTCGGTGCCACTGTCATGGACGAAATCATGAACACGGACGACCTCGCCTCTCTCGATGCTGCTGCCGGGGGCCGCCCGGTGCTGTTGCGGGACGATTCAATGCATAACCGGTGGGTCAATTCCCGCGCCTTGGAGCTGATGAACGTGGGCGCCGATACTCCTGACCCTGAAGGCGGGACCTATGTGCGGGATGAATCTGGAGCGCTGACCGGGGTCCTGCAGGAACTCGCCTCGGCCGTCGCCGAAGCAGCAGCTGACGCCGCCGTCGCCGACCCTGACTCACGTAACCGGGTGTCTTTGAAGACCGCTCTGGAAACACTCAACTCATTTGGCATTACTTCGGTTCAGGACGCCGCCACCATGGAGTATTCATGGAAGGCGCTCAGCGCGTTGGAGGCCGATAACGAGGTCACTGCTTGGGTTGTCGGTTCCATGCCCGCCCGAAACTTTATTGAAGCCGGCGTTGTTGGCCACGAACTATTCGATATCGCTGATTCCCACCGCAGCACGCACGTGCGCCCGGACTTCGTGAAATTCGTTGTGGACGGGATTCCCATGACGCGCACCTCAGCCATGCTCATGCCCTACATTTGCCATCACAACGGGGACCAGGAGTTCAGGGGGGCGCCGCTGTGGACTCAAGACGAGCTCGTGGAGTCTTTGGAGCTCTGCTACCAGCGCGGTTATGGAGGCAAGCTGCACGCTACCGGTGATGCCTCGGTGAAACTCGTGCTGGATGCCGTGGAAAAAGTGCGGCGCCGCCACGGTTTCGGCCCCATCTTCCAGATCGCCCATGTTGAATTTATTGATCCGGAGGACATTCCCCGGTTCGCAGAGCTGCAGGTTGTTCCAGATGCTTCGCCCTATATCTGGTACCCTTCCGTGATCCAAGACAGCATCGCCAAGCAGATACCGGTAGAGACCGTCCGCAACAGCTGGCCTGTCAAGGACCTGCTCGAAGCCGGCGCACTGCTGGCGGCAGGCTCTGACTGGCCCTGCGCATTGCCCTCACCGGATCCTTGGATCGGGCTGGAGACCCTGGTGACCCGCCGCAACCCGGACCCAGCGGTTGAGGGGGTGCTCAATGAATCCCAGCGCTTGACTGTTGCTGAAGCGATCGCCGCGTTCACCTGCAACCCGGCCGCCGCCATGGGTCTTGCCGATGTCACAGGAATGCTCCGGGAAGGTCTATCTGCAGACTTCATCGTTGTGGACCGGAACTTGTTCGAAGTTGAACCCGCCAGCATCCACCAAACACGGGTATTGGAAACCTACTTCGAGGGGCGAAAGGTCTACGACCGGTCCGCTACTTCACTGCGGGAGGACGCTGTACAGCCTCCCCGAACAGCCCTCGCCGGCTGA
- a CDS encoding putative amino acid permease (identified by match to protein family HMM PF00324): MNQEQVETFARPELEPAIPAAGASTRLRSGKLGVTAIAFFVIAGAAPMAAVVGASPVVFSSSGGGTPVIYMIAALLVALFSVGYLRMSQYISNAGGFVAYIAGGLDNKWATGAAGITILTYLSLQVGLWSQFGVFAQQLVESLTGIGVPVYIWIAAVVAVTTGLTMRGVDASLKVLGALIIGEAFTVAALVVSLIVQKGWGIFTFEGFTGANIFGPGLGISLLFAFACFTSFEATVVFAEEAKDPRRTIPRAAYFVVGFVGVFYTLSTWAISGAIGIDSIQTVATENPAGMIFDLADASAGYWLSFVMQILVVTSFIAMLLGFSNMFSRYLFALGRAGALPARLASVSRTGAPYLAGLVNGLVVLSIISIFLIAGADPIATVYSWFVALGTAGFITILLLASAAIVAFFARNGIRDNLWVTVIAPFLSFLAFVVIGYLTLANYDTLLGGAGGIARWLLLGIPLFFVAGFVRSVRKPAIDYGKEV; encoded by the coding sequence ATGAATCAAGAACAAGTAGAAACGTTTGCCCGCCCTGAGCTGGAGCCGGCGATCCCTGCCGCAGGGGCCTCAACACGCTTGAGATCAGGCAAGCTCGGCGTCACCGCTATTGCGTTTTTTGTCATAGCCGGGGCAGCTCCCATGGCGGCCGTGGTCGGTGCCAGCCCCGTCGTGTTCTCTTCGAGTGGCGGCGGAACGCCGGTAATTTACATGATCGCCGCTTTGTTAGTCGCGCTCTTTTCCGTCGGCTACCTGCGCATGAGTCAATACATCAGCAACGCTGGCGGCTTTGTCGCATATATTGCAGGAGGCCTGGACAACAAGTGGGCGACCGGCGCGGCAGGAATCACCATCCTGACATATTTGAGTCTTCAGGTCGGACTATGGTCCCAGTTTGGCGTCTTTGCACAGCAACTCGTCGAAAGTCTCACGGGAATCGGAGTTCCCGTTTATATCTGGATCGCAGCCGTGGTCGCGGTGACAACGGGGCTGACTATGCGGGGCGTGGACGCTAGCCTGAAGGTCCTTGGAGCGCTCATCATCGGCGAAGCCTTCACCGTAGCCGCCCTTGTGGTTTCCCTCATCGTCCAAAAGGGATGGGGAATTTTTACCTTTGAGGGATTCACGGGAGCCAACATTTTCGGGCCCGGCCTGGGGATTTCCCTCCTGTTTGCCTTCGCCTGTTTCACCAGCTTCGAAGCGACTGTCGTCTTCGCCGAAGAAGCAAAAGACCCTCGCCGCACCATCCCGCGCGCGGCCTACTTCGTCGTGGGCTTTGTCGGAGTCTTTTACACCCTCTCAACCTGGGCGATCAGTGGTGCTATCGGCATAGACAGTATCCAGACGGTGGCAACCGAGAATCCTGCGGGCATGATCTTTGACCTCGCTGACGCCAGCGCCGGTTATTGGTTGAGCTTCGTCATGCAAATTCTCGTAGTTACGAGCTTCATCGCTATGCTCCTCGGCTTCTCAAACATGTTTTCCCGTTACCTGTTCGCGCTCGGGCGTGCCGGAGCGCTGCCGGCGAGGCTCGCATCCGTGTCCAGGACTGGAGCCCCGTATTTGGCCGGGCTCGTCAACGGCCTTGTCGTCCTGTCGATCATCAGCATCTTCCTGATCGCCGGGGCCGACCCCATCGCCACCGTCTACTCATGGTTCGTGGCTCTTGGGACCGCAGGGTTTATCACTATCCTGCTGCTGGCATCGGCAGCAATCGTCGCCTTCTTCGCTCGCAACGGCATTCGGGACAACCTCTGGGTCACCGTAATCGCGCCCTTCTTGTCCTTCCTAGCCTTCGTCGTTATCGGATACCTGACCCTGGCCAACTACGACACGCTTCTGGGTGGCGCCGGCGGGATCGCCCGGTGGCTCCTGCTCGGCATACCTCTATTCTTCGTGGCCGGATTCGTCCGCAGTGTCCGCAAGCCAGCCATCGATTACGGCAAGGAGGTCTAA
- a CDS encoding putative FAD monooxygenase, PheA/TfdB family (identified by match to protein family HMM PF01494), which produces MQFHHHGYVSGDPRVQPAAGVGQDRPAELPDQVDVLIVGTGPAGMLAAAQLSQFPNVTTRIIERRPGRLAIGQADGIQARSVETFQAFGFAERIIAEAYAITEMAFWKPDVNDSSRIVRTARTPDDPAGISEFPHLIVNQARVLDYFAEFMANAPTRMTPDYGYEFQGLEVADEGEYPVTVTLLHTSGPNEGQEKIVKAKYVVGADGARSKVRQAIGCTLAGDAANHAWGVMDALAVTDFPDIRTKCAIQSGEGGSILLIPREGGHLFRMYVDLGEVDPNDKGAVRNTTIEEIIGKANEILHPYTLDVRNVAWHSVYEVGHRLTDRFDDVLPEDRGTRTPRVFITGDACHTHSAKAGQGMNVSMQDGFNIAWKLGHVLEGRSHESLLSTYSEERQVVAKNLIDFDKEWSTMMAKKPEEFASPSELEDFYVSTAEFPAGFMTQYAPSMLVGTAENQSFATGFPVGKRFKSAPVVRVADTNPVQLGHHATADGRWRIYVFADAAQPGTGSATDLLAEWFASSSESPLAATPQGADLDAWFDVKVVYQQDHHNVDIGAVPAVFKPQVGPFKLADYEKVYGTDLSADIFDLRGLDRRGAVVIVRPDQYVANVLPLTATAELGAFFAPLLPNKRLESASPASA; this is translated from the coding sequence GTGCAGTTTCACCACCACGGTTACGTATCCGGCGACCCTAGGGTCCAGCCTGCAGCCGGCGTCGGCCAGGACCGGCCCGCCGAACTCCCCGACCAGGTCGATGTGCTCATCGTTGGCACCGGCCCTGCCGGCATGCTCGCCGCCGCGCAGCTCTCCCAGTTCCCGAACGTCACCACGCGTATCATCGAGCGCCGCCCCGGCCGCCTCGCAATAGGCCAAGCCGATGGCATCCAGGCCCGCAGCGTGGAGACATTCCAGGCCTTCGGTTTCGCAGAACGGATCATCGCCGAGGCTTACGCGATCACCGAGATGGCGTTCTGGAAGCCGGATGTGAATGATTCCTCACGCATCGTCCGCACCGCCCGGACCCCTGATGACCCAGCCGGTATCAGCGAATTCCCGCACCTCATCGTGAACCAGGCCAGGGTGCTGGATTACTTCGCAGAATTCATGGCGAACGCACCCACCCGCATGACACCGGACTACGGCTACGAGTTCCAGGGACTTGAAGTTGCCGACGAGGGGGAGTACCCGGTTACCGTCACGCTGCTTCACACCTCCGGTCCCAACGAAGGCCAGGAAAAGATTGTCAAGGCGAAGTACGTTGTGGGCGCTGACGGCGCGCGCAGCAAGGTGCGCCAGGCCATCGGCTGCACCCTCGCCGGCGACGCCGCCAACCACGCTTGGGGCGTCATGGACGCACTCGCCGTCACCGACTTCCCTGACATCCGCACCAAGTGCGCCATCCAGTCAGGTGAGGGCGGCAGCATCCTGCTGATCCCACGGGAAGGTGGACATCTGTTCCGCATGTACGTGGACCTCGGCGAAGTTGACCCCAACGACAAGGGGGCTGTCCGGAACACCACCATCGAGGAAATCATCGGCAAGGCCAATGAGATTCTCCACCCCTACACCCTTGATGTGCGGAACGTTGCCTGGCACAGCGTCTACGAAGTAGGGCACCGGCTGACGGACAGGTTCGACGACGTCCTGCCGGAGGACCGCGGCACCCGCACTCCGCGGGTCTTCATCACCGGCGATGCATGCCACACGCACAGCGCCAAGGCAGGCCAGGGCATGAACGTCTCTATGCAGGACGGGTTCAACATCGCCTGGAAGCTCGGTCACGTCCTCGAGGGCCGCAGCCACGAAAGTCTGCTGTCCACCTACTCGGAGGAGCGGCAGGTGGTGGCCAAGAACCTGATCGACTTTGATAAAGAGTGGTCCACCATGATGGCCAAGAAGCCCGAGGAGTTCGCCAGCCCCTCGGAGCTGGAGGACTTCTACGTCAGCACGGCCGAGTTCCCCGCCGGCTTCATGACCCAATACGCACCGTCGATGCTGGTCGGCACTGCTGAGAATCAGTCATTTGCCACCGGATTCCCCGTGGGCAAGCGCTTCAAATCCGCACCTGTTGTGCGGGTCGCCGACACGAATCCGGTGCAATTGGGTCACCATGCCACGGCGGACGGCCGGTGGCGGATCTACGTCTTCGCCGACGCCGCGCAGCCGGGAACGGGCTCCGCCACTGATCTGCTCGCCGAGTGGTTCGCCAGTTCCTCCGAGTCGCCGCTGGCTGCTACCCCGCAAGGCGCTGACCTTGATGCTTGGTTCGACGTCAAGGTGGTTTACCAGCAGGATCACCACAACGTCGATATTGGCGCCGTTCCGGCAGTGTTCAAGCCGCAGGTGGGTCCGTTCAAATTGGCGGACTACGAAAAGGTTTACGGCACCGATCTGTCAGCGGACATCTTCGACCTGCGCGGCCTGGACCGCCGCGGCGCCGTCGTGATTGTGCGCCCGGACCAGTACGTGGCAAACGTCCTGCCGCTTACGGCAACAGCCGAGTTGGGCGCATTCTTTGCACCACTCCTGCCTAACAAACGTTTGGAATCGGCGTCACCGGCCTCAGCCTAG
- a CDS encoding putative Dimethylmenaquinone methyltransferase (identified by match to protein family HMM PF01557; match to protein family HMM PF03737): protein MHINYPSRASQRGRTPAQPSYFLKPSSSLSLSGSSVERPAGCELLGYEGEIALVIGKAARRVGIADAWSHVAAVTASNDLGVYDLRYADKGSNVRSKGGDGFTPVGPALIPADAIDPAKLRIRTWHNGDLVQDDTTEDLLFPFARLVADLSQLLTLEEGDIILTGTPAGASVAKPGDVLEVEVTTADGGLTTGRLTTRVEEGTTPFADFGAGPKVDDLQREEAYGSREAAGLPAPASVLTPELKAKLESVATATLSSQMRKRGLNNVSIDGLQATRPDRRVVGLARTLRYVPNREDLFKTHGGGFNAQKRAIDSVNEGEILVMEARGEKGTGTVGDILALRAQVRGAAAIITDGGVRDYTAVAGLEMPTYFANPHPAVLGRRHIPWDTDITIACGGATVQPGDIIVADSDGILVIPPAIAEELVDDCIIQEQEETFIFEMVKQGNSVDGLYPMNNEWQAKYKEWDGSHND, encoded by the coding sequence GTGCACATTAACTACCCCAGCCGGGCGTCCCAGCGGGGCCGGACGCCCGCGCAGCCGTCCTATTTCCTCAAGCCGTCCAGCTCCCTGTCCCTGAGTGGGAGCTCGGTTGAGCGGCCGGCCGGTTGTGAACTGCTCGGTTACGAAGGTGAAATTGCTTTGGTCATCGGCAAGGCTGCGCGCCGTGTAGGCATTGCGGATGCCTGGAGCCACGTTGCTGCAGTCACCGCCAGCAACGACCTGGGCGTGTACGACCTGCGCTATGCGGACAAGGGCTCCAATGTCCGTTCCAAAGGCGGGGACGGTTTCACTCCGGTCGGCCCGGCACTGATCCCGGCAGACGCCATCGACCCCGCCAAACTGCGCATCCGCACCTGGCACAACGGCGACCTGGTCCAGGACGACACCACCGAGGACCTGCTCTTTCCGTTCGCCCGGCTCGTGGCCGACCTCTCCCAACTGCTCACCCTCGAAGAGGGCGATATCATCCTCACCGGCACCCCCGCCGGCGCCTCCGTGGCCAAGCCAGGAGACGTGCTCGAGGTGGAAGTCACCACTGCTGACGGCGGCTTGACCACCGGCCGCCTCACCACCAGGGTTGAGGAAGGCACGACGCCGTTCGCAGACTTTGGTGCCGGGCCCAAGGTTGATGACCTGCAGCGCGAAGAGGCCTACGGATCCCGCGAAGCCGCCGGGCTGCCTGCACCGGCCAGTGTTCTGACCCCGGAACTGAAGGCAAAGCTCGAAAGCGTCGCCACCGCCACGCTGTCCTCGCAAATGCGTAAGCGCGGACTGAACAACGTCAGCATCGACGGACTGCAGGCCACCCGCCCGGACCGCCGCGTCGTCGGCCTCGCCCGCACTTTGCGCTACGTCCCCAACCGGGAAGACCTCTTCAAGACCCACGGCGGCGGGTTCAACGCCCAAAAGCGCGCCATCGACTCGGTGAACGAGGGCGAGATCCTGGTCATGGAGGCCCGCGGCGAAAAGGGCACCGGCACCGTGGGTGACATCCTGGCCCTGCGCGCCCAGGTCCGCGGGGCCGCGGCGATCATCACCGACGGCGGCGTCCGCGACTACACGGCCGTGGCCGGCCTGGAGATGCCCACCTACTTCGCGAACCCGCACCCGGCCGTGCTGGGCCGCCGCCACATTCCGTGGGACACGGATATCACCATCGCCTGCGGCGGCGCCACCGTCCAGCCCGGCGACATCATCGTGGCCGATTCTGACGGCATCCTGGTCATCCCGCCGGCCATCGCAGAGGAACTGGTGGACGACTGCATCATCCAGGAGCAGGAAGAGACTTTCATTTTCGAGATGGTCAAGCAGGGCAACAGCGTTGACGGCCTCTACCCCATGAACAACGAGTGGCAGGCCAAATACAAGGAATGGGACGGTAGCCACAATGACTGA